One part of the Paenibacillus silvisoli genome encodes these proteins:
- a CDS encoding response regulator transcription factor, with product MIRILIVDDHVVVRSGLRMLLDGKYGMQIVGEAATGDEALTRAEELKPNVVLMDLSMPNGKDGMTATEEIKALLPDTNVLILTMHDDDEYLFRAIQAGASGYLLKSAPHEEMIAAIESVSTGNAYLNPTATKRLMNEYLDRMGQGEPADSYALLSEREREVLVWTAKGYANKEIAEQLVISVKTVETHKSNLMEKLGLRTRPDLVQYALKKGLLYFE from the coding sequence TTGATACGCATATTAATCGTGGATGACCATGTGGTCGTTCGATCGGGACTGCGCATGCTGCTGGACGGCAAGTACGGCATGCAGATCGTCGGCGAAGCCGCCACCGGCGACGAAGCGCTGACCCGCGCGGAGGAATTGAAGCCGAACGTCGTGCTCATGGATCTCAGCATGCCGAATGGGAAGGACGGGATGACGGCGACCGAGGAAATCAAGGCGCTGCTGCCGGACACGAACGTCCTCATCCTGACGATGCATGACGACGACGAATACTTGTTCCGCGCGATCCAGGCCGGCGCCTCCGGGTATCTTCTGAAGAGCGCGCCGCATGAAGAGATGATTGCCGCCATCGAATCGGTCTCTACGGGCAACGCTTATCTCAATCCGACCGCGACGAAGCGGCTGATGAACGAATATTTGGACCGGATGGGGCAGGGCGAGCCGGCCGATTCCTATGCGCTGCTGTCGGAACGGGAGCGCGAGGTGCTCGTGTGGACGGCGAAAGGGTATGCGAACAAAGAAATCGCCGAGCAGCTCGTCATCAGCGTGAAAACGGTGGAAACGCATAAAAGCAATCTCATGGAGAAGCTGGGGCTGCGCACGCGGCCGGATTTGGTGCAGTATGCGCTCAAGAAGGGGCTGCTTTATTTTGAATGA
- a CDS encoding globin-coupled sensor protein, translating into MIAVNAARRTQIDYIGIKGDDLRYLHSQENHFTEITNRLVDELYERILSQPPLAAIIGKHSSVERLKGTQRWYFQSMASGRIDQDYIDKRLYIGKVHSRIGLTTDWYLGTYMLYLELATKHFQAVAPGEWQRITLALSKMFNFDSQLVLEAYEADEKAVVQTLADERQHMITKISAAVQELASMMVELGGSAQSVAETAASTAELQEKSHGKVEQLNAQVKEIHLMGTMIREISDQTHLLGLNAAIEAARAGDSGLGFQVVANEIRKLAEHSKESLKTIQERLGSIGAILRDVQAGSEETAKLARNQAASSQELSSFVSMIESITGELELLGR; encoded by the coding sequence ATGATCGCAGTTAACGCAGCTAGGCGAACGCAAATCGATTATATCGGGATTAAGGGCGATGATTTGCGGTATCTCCACTCGCAGGAGAACCATTTTACAGAGATTACGAACCGGCTTGTCGATGAGTTGTACGAACGGATTCTGAGCCAGCCGCCGCTGGCGGCCATTATCGGCAAGCACAGCAGCGTGGAGCGGTTGAAGGGAACGCAGCGGTGGTATTTTCAATCGATGGCGTCGGGCCGGATCGATCAGGACTATATCGACAAACGGCTATATATCGGCAAAGTGCATTCGCGCATCGGCTTGACCACCGACTGGTATTTAGGTACATACATGCTCTATCTCGAGCTTGCTACGAAGCATTTTCAGGCGGTCGCTCCCGGGGAGTGGCAGCGGATTACGCTGGCGCTGAGCAAAATGTTCAATTTCGATTCGCAGCTCGTTCTCGAAGCGTATGAAGCGGACGAGAAAGCGGTCGTGCAAACGCTCGCCGACGAACGGCAGCACATGATTACGAAAATCAGCGCCGCGGTGCAGGAGCTCGCGTCGATGATGGTGGAGCTGGGCGGCAGCGCGCAGTCCGTCGCGGAGACGGCGGCCAGCACGGCCGAGCTGCAGGAGAAGTCGCACGGCAAGGTCGAGCAGCTGAATGCGCAGGTGAAGGAGATTCATCTGATGGGCACGATGATTCGCGAAATATCGGATCAAACCCATTTGCTCGGCTTGAACGCCGCCATCGAAGCCGCCCGCGCAGGCGACAGCGGACTCGGCTTCCAGGTCGTCGCGAACGAGATCCGCAAGCTGGCCGAGCACTCCAAGGAGTCGCTCAAAACGATCCAAGAGCGGCTCGGCAGCATCGGCGCTATCTTGCGCGACGTGCAGGCCGGCAGCGAAGAAACGGCGAAGCTGGCGCGGAATCAGGCTGCGAGCTCGCAGGAACTGTCCTCGTTCGTGAGCATGATCGAGTCGATTACGGGGGAATTGGAATTGCTGGGGCGCTGA
- a CDS encoding TetR/AcrR family transcriptional regulator → MKRELKKEQTRTRIKEAALSLFAEQGYEHTSVESIAKQAGVAKGTFFNYFASKDELLCDLQTIIAINEVTKLGEMTGPLVPRFQLLIFQLVKQFALSKPLSRALFQAMLGSSGALETHNTMLDALKDVLLPLVIQAQENGEIRRDMPAGMVAQQAFQAYFGTMIIWSMEENDEPLDNRMAMTFELFFKGIAAT, encoded by the coding sequence ATGAAGCGCGAGCTCAAGAAGGAACAGACACGCACGCGAATCAAAGAAGCTGCGCTCTCTTTATTTGCCGAGCAGGGCTATGAACATACGTCCGTTGAAAGCATCGCGAAGCAAGCGGGTGTGGCGAAGGGGACGTTTTTTAATTATTTTGCATCCAAGGATGAGCTGCTCTGCGACTTGCAGACGATCATTGCGATCAACGAGGTGACGAAGCTGGGGGAAATGACCGGTCCGCTCGTGCCGCGTTTCCAGCTGCTGATCTTCCAGCTGGTGAAGCAGTTCGCGCTCAGCAAGCCGCTCTCGCGCGCCTTGTTCCAGGCCATGCTCGGAAGCAGCGGGGCGCTGGAGACGCATAACACGATGCTCGATGCGTTGAAGGACGTGCTGCTGCCGCTCGTCATCCAAGCGCAGGAGAACGGAGAAATCCGAAGAGATATGCCGGCCGGGATGGTCGCCCAGCAAGCATTCCAAGCGTACTTCGGCACGATGATTATTTGGTCGATGGAGGAGAACGACGAGCCGCTCGATAACCGGATGGCGATGACGTTTGAGTTGTTTTTCAAGGGGATTGCGGCGACGTAG
- a CDS encoding MMPL family transporter encodes MTERIIRGMARAKWVILIGWLAITIASMLALPDLAAIVRETEQKFIPADSESVVAKQLMERINPETTTKSSAILVYSRESGLTDQDRAWLKSKVAELDQLSGKDGFKSVQSAYETPELAEKFRSKDGTTELLIVGFTRADNDVQTQEAVDTLADMVKGAPSGSKVELTGSAPIGKDFQSSSEEGLKKTELLTVGLVLVILLIVFRSPVAPFIPLITIGISLVITRGLVAAATEFGMPVSSFTQSFLIAVLFGAGTDYCILLIQRFREELSRDGDKVEALVRTMRTVGKTVAFSASTVFVAFFLIGFAQFGLYQSAVGVSIGVAVTLIAGLTLTPALLMIFGKATFWPSKIAEGQGHGESKLWGAMASLAARRPVAILLVTVLLLAPITLLYHGKRSFDDLAEINPELGSVQGFRQVERSFGAGEVFPLSVAISSADSMRSPAALAGLETASANAAKLEGVSEVRSAVRPLGEQLADLTVSNQLTQTSDALQQMKDGVDQVADGLLQADGSISSGQSDIGKLTDGLREMAGKTTEAQQGLKQIYGGMQQASEGAGRIAGGLKQSAELSGSMKADLQALLKKYPELAKEAAMQQLLGKQQGLAGGLKDLSTGANRLSSSFEQLNPGIGKTADGLGQLAAGQSQAADGTAKLGDGLGQLSGGLKDGAKGLYDISRGLASVKEAQQTIGDSQIPGWNLPQEALDSPELQQALDYYISEDGKTAKMDIVLSVNPYSPEALTTVDQIRESLKHSFEGSAMEGARVYVSGTSAQIVELKDISKTDFTRTGTFVLIGIFIVLMILLRSILAPLYVLLSLGFNFLVTMGIVEFIFVDLLGKEGLSWSASFFVFLIIVALGVDYSIFLMARFKEEYRPRGITYAMTKAMSTTGGVIISAAVIMGGTFAALMMSGVNTLLQIGAGIVIGLILYATVFMGLVVPALANLFGEANWWPFRKPAASSAQADTGSGSDEEKGSRFLEQPAD; translated from the coding sequence ATGACCGAACGCATTATACGAGGGATGGCCCGCGCTAAATGGGTCATTCTCATCGGCTGGCTGGCGATTACCATCGCCTCGATGCTCGCCTTGCCCGACCTCGCGGCTATCGTCCGCGAGACCGAGCAGAAATTTATCCCCGCCGACTCCGAGTCCGTCGTTGCCAAGCAGCTCATGGAGCGGATCAATCCGGAGACGACGACCAAGTCGAGCGCCATCCTCGTCTATTCCCGCGAAAGCGGTCTGACCGATCAGGACCGCGCATGGTTGAAAAGCAAGGTAGCCGAGCTTGATCAGCTAAGCGGCAAAGACGGGTTCAAGTCCGTCCAGTCCGCATACGAAACGCCGGAGCTGGCGGAGAAATTCCGCAGCAAGGACGGCACGACCGAGCTGCTGATCGTCGGCTTTACCCGCGCGGATAACGATGTGCAGACACAGGAAGCGGTCGATACGCTCGCCGACATGGTGAAGGGTGCGCCTAGCGGCAGCAAAGTAGAGCTGACCGGCAGCGCGCCGATCGGCAAAGATTTTCAGAGCAGCTCCGAGGAAGGGCTGAAGAAGACCGAGCTGCTGACGGTAGGGCTGGTTCTCGTCATTTTGCTTATCGTATTCCGTTCCCCCGTCGCGCCGTTCATCCCGCTCATTACGATCGGGATTTCGCTAGTCATTACGCGGGGATTGGTCGCCGCGGCAACCGAATTCGGCATGCCGGTATCCTCGTTTACGCAGTCGTTCCTGATCGCCGTCTTGTTCGGCGCGGGTACCGACTACTGTATTCTACTGATCCAGCGGTTCCGCGAAGAGCTTAGCCGCGACGGCGACAAGGTCGAGGCGCTCGTTCGCACGATGAGGACAGTTGGCAAGACGGTCGCCTTCTCCGCGAGCACCGTATTCGTCGCCTTCTTCCTGATCGGCTTCGCCCAGTTCGGGCTCTACCAATCGGCCGTCGGCGTCTCTATCGGCGTAGCCGTTACGCTGATCGCCGGCTTGACGTTAACGCCGGCGCTGCTGATGATTTTCGGCAAAGCGACGTTCTGGCCGAGCAAAATCGCAGAAGGCCAAGGGCATGGCGAATCCAAGCTCTGGGGCGCAATGGCATCTCTGGCCGCGCGAAGACCGGTCGCCATCCTGCTCGTAACCGTGCTGCTGCTTGCGCCGATTACGCTGCTTTACCATGGCAAGCGATCGTTTGACGATTTGGCCGAGATCAATCCGGAGCTCGGGTCCGTGCAAGGCTTCCGCCAGGTCGAGCGCTCGTTCGGCGCCGGAGAGGTGTTCCCGCTGTCCGTCGCAATCTCGTCGGCGGATTCGATGCGCAGTCCTGCCGCACTCGCCGGTTTAGAAACGGCAAGCGCGAACGCCGCGAAGCTCGAAGGCGTCAGCGAAGTGCGCAGCGCGGTACGTCCGCTCGGCGAGCAGCTGGCCGATCTGACCGTGTCCAACCAGCTGACGCAGACCTCCGATGCGCTGCAGCAAATGAAGGACGGCGTCGATCAAGTCGCCGATGGCCTGCTGCAGGCGGACGGCTCCATATCGAGCGGACAGTCCGATATCGGGAAGCTGACCGACGGCTTGCGCGAGATGGCGGGCAAAACAACCGAAGCGCAGCAAGGGCTCAAACAAATTTACGGCGGCATGCAGCAAGCCTCCGAAGGCGCGGGCCGCATTGCCGGCGGCTTGAAGCAAAGCGCGGAGCTGTCCGGCTCCATGAAAGCTGATTTGCAGGCGCTGCTGAAGAAGTACCCCGAGCTTGCGAAGGAAGCCGCCATGCAGCAGCTGCTCGGCAAGCAGCAAGGACTTGCCGGGGGATTAAAGGATCTATCCACAGGCGCCAACCGGCTGTCATCCAGCTTCGAGCAGCTGAATCCGGGAATCGGCAAAACGGCGGACGGACTTGGCCAGCTGGCAGCCGGCCAATCCCAAGCGGCGGACGGAACGGCGAAGCTGGGAGACGGGCTTGGGCAGCTGTCCGGCGGCCTGAAGGACGGCGCCAAAGGACTTTACGATATTTCGAGGGGGCTTGCGTCCGTGAAAGAGGCGCAGCAAACGATCGGCGACAGCCAAATTCCGGGCTGGAACCTGCCGCAGGAAGCGCTCGACAGCCCGGAGCTGCAGCAAGCCCTCGATTACTATATATCCGAGGACGGGAAGACCGCTAAGATGGACATCGTCCTTTCCGTTAACCCGTACTCGCCGGAAGCGCTGACGACCGTGGACCAAATCCGCGAATCGCTGAAGCACAGCTTCGAGGGCAGCGCCATGGAAGGCGCGCGCGTGTACGTTTCCGGTACATCGGCGCAAATCGTGGAGCTGAAAGATATTTCGAAGACGGACTTTACGCGCACCGGCACGTTCGTCCTGATCGGGATTTTCATCGTTCTGATGATCCTGCTGCGCTCCATTCTGGCGCCGCTCTATGTGCTGCTGTCGCTTGGCTTCAACTTCCTGGTCACGATGGGGATCGTCGAATTCATCTTCGTAGACCTGCTCGGCAAGGAAGGGCTGTCGTGGAGCGCATCATTCTTCGTGTTCCTCATTATCGTGGCGCTCGGCGTCGATTACAGCATCTTCTTGATGGCCCGGTTCAAGGAAGAATACCGCCCTCGCGGCATTACGTATGCGATGACCAAGGCTATGTCCACGACCGGCGGCGTCATTATTTCAGCGGCGGTTATTATGGGCGGCACGTTCGCCGCGCTCATGATGTCCGGCGTCAATACGCTGCTGCAAATCGGGGCGGGCATCGTGATCGGACTGATCCTGTACGCGACGGTCTTCATGGGCCTCGTCGTTCCGGCGCTCGCGAACCTGTTTGGCGAGGCCAACTGGTGGCCGTTCCGCAAGCCGGCCGCATCCTCAGCGCAAGCCGATACCGGCTCCGGCTCGGATGAAGAGAAAGGCTCGCGTTTCCTGGAGCAACCCGCAGATTAA
- a CDS encoding aldolase catalytic domain-containing protein yields the protein MNATKQSNCKIVDCTIRDGGLVNNWDFSVEFVQHLYNSLNEAGVEYMEIGYKNSPKLLKGAEDAGPWRFLDDDFLRKVIPQKLNTKLSALVDIGRVDENDILPREESLLDLIRVACYIQDVPKALELVNVFHSRGYETTLNIMALSNVMENQLLEAFELIEASVVDVVYVVDSYGSLSPNDFNYLVGKFQKYLPSKRLGVHTHNNMQLAFANTLVSVEKGVEFLDASVYGMGRAAGNCPTELLVANLKNTKYNVRPVLDMIEKYMIPLREKEEWGYIIPYMITGMLDEHPRSAMALRNSSDKDKSVDFYDKLTTPEVLHSK from the coding sequence ATGAATGCAACTAAACAGAGCAATTGCAAAATCGTCGACTGCACGATCCGCGACGGCGGACTCGTTAACAACTGGGATTTCAGCGTTGAGTTCGTTCAGCACCTGTACAATTCGCTGAATGAAGCCGGCGTCGAGTATATGGAAATCGGGTACAAAAACTCGCCGAAGCTGCTGAAAGGCGCTGAGGATGCTGGCCCATGGCGGTTTCTGGACGACGACTTTCTCCGTAAAGTCATCCCGCAGAAGCTGAACACGAAGCTGTCCGCGCTTGTGGACATCGGCCGCGTCGACGAGAACGACATTTTGCCTCGCGAAGAGAGCCTGCTTGACCTGATTCGCGTAGCCTGCTACATCCAAGACGTGCCGAAGGCGCTTGAGCTTGTGAACGTATTCCACTCCCGCGGCTATGAGACGACGCTGAACATTATGGCGCTCTCCAACGTGATGGAGAATCAACTGCTGGAAGCGTTCGAGCTGATCGAAGCGAGCGTCGTAGACGTCGTTTACGTTGTCGATTCGTACGGCAGCCTGTCGCCGAACGACTTCAACTACCTGGTTGGCAAATTCCAGAAATATTTGCCTAGCAAGCGTCTTGGCGTGCATACGCACAACAACATGCAGCTGGCTTTTGCGAACACGCTCGTTTCCGTTGAGAAAGGCGTGGAGTTCCTGGATGCATCCGTATACGGCATGGGCCGCGCGGCAGGCAACTGTCCGACGGAGCTGCTCGTAGCGAACTTGAAGAATACGAAGTACAATGTCCGTCCGGTGCTCGACATGATCGAGAAATATATGATTCCGCTGCGTGAAAAAGAAGAGTGGGGCTATATTATTCCTTATATGATTACCGGTATGCTGGACGAGCACCCTCGTTCCGCGATGGCGCTTCGCAATTCGTCCGATAAAGACAAATCGGTTGATTTCTACGACAAACTGACGACGCCGGAAGTGCTGCACAGCAAATAA
- a CDS encoding methyl-accepting chemotaxis protein gives MTRKAFVAALESAQQHKINVAVKQIIENVSSTSDQVSNFSSEVAKEADNGNEAIQKAVKQMRSISRAVQDSASKVKQLGERSQEIDDITSLIAEIASQTSLLALNAAIEAARAGEHGRGFTVVSNEVRKLSEQTSASAQRIAELVQDIQAHNRNKCRQARSSSAFRWTIFPSFPKR, from the coding sequence TTGACGCGAAAAGCGTTTGTGGCGGCACTGGAATCCGCGCAGCAGCATAAGATTAACGTAGCCGTTAAGCAAATTATCGAAAATGTTTCGTCAACGTCCGATCAGGTGTCCAATTTCTCGAGCGAGGTCGCGAAGGAGGCCGATAACGGGAATGAAGCGATTCAGAAGGCGGTTAAGCAAATGCGGTCGATAAGCCGCGCTGTGCAGGACTCGGCTTCTAAAGTAAAGCAGCTCGGCGAGCGTTCGCAGGAAATCGACGATATTACGAGCCTGATCGCGGAAATCGCGTCGCAAACCAGCTTGCTGGCGCTTAATGCGGCGATCGAAGCGGCGCGCGCGGGCGAGCATGGCCGAGGCTTCACGGTCGTGTCCAACGAGGTGCGCAAGCTGTCCGAGCAAACGAGCGCGTCGGCGCAGCGAATCGCCGAGCTCGTGCAGGATATTCAAGCCCATAACCGCAACAAATGTCGGCAAGCACGCAGCAGTTCAGCGTTTCGATGGACGATATTTCCAAGCTTTCCGAAGCGTTGA
- the fumC gene encoding class II fumarate hydratase: MTTYRIEKDSMGEIQVESHRLWGAQTQRSLQNFKIGTEKMPRELISAFAYLKKAAANVNGSLGKLDAKKAEAIAEAADEIIAGKWSDEFPLAVWQTGSGTQSNMNVNEVVARRAVQLLEEKGQSGAAIHPNDDVNRSQSSNDTFPTAMHIAALIAVEDQILPAIAQLKATLQQKSAAFADVIKIGRTHLQDATPLTLGQEISGWVRMLEKGERNIGASRDELRELAIGGTAVGTGLNAPQDFGEQVADEISRLTGKRFISAPNKFQALTSHDEIVFVHGAIKALAADLMKIANDVRWLASGPRCGIGEIRIPENEPGSSIMPGKVNPTQSEALTMVVCQIMGNDASIGFAASQGNFELNVFKPVIIHGFLQSVRLLSDAIRSFDEHCAVGIEPNREAIARHLNESLMLVTALNPHIGYENAAAIAKSAHKQGITLREAAIASGLITAEKFDEVVRAEEMI; this comes from the coding sequence ATGACAACATACCGGATCGAAAAGGATTCGATGGGCGAAATTCAGGTGGAGTCCCACCGGCTGTGGGGGGCGCAGACGCAGCGGAGCTTGCAAAACTTCAAGATCGGCACGGAAAAAATGCCGCGCGAGCTGATTTCCGCATTCGCCTATCTGAAGAAAGCGGCCGCAAACGTCAATGGAAGCTTGGGCAAGCTCGACGCGAAGAAAGCGGAGGCGATCGCCGAGGCCGCGGATGAGATCATTGCCGGCAAATGGAGCGACGAATTTCCGCTGGCCGTCTGGCAGACCGGCAGCGGCACGCAGTCCAACATGAACGTGAACGAAGTCGTGGCAAGACGCGCGGTTCAGCTGCTGGAGGAGAAGGGGCAGTCGGGGGCGGCCATCCATCCGAATGACGACGTAAACCGCTCGCAAAGCTCCAACGATACATTCCCGACCGCGATGCATATCGCGGCGCTCATTGCCGTCGAAGATCAGATTCTTCCGGCCATCGCGCAGCTAAAAGCAACGCTGCAGCAGAAGAGCGCCGCCTTCGCCGATGTGATCAAGATCGGCCGCACCCATCTGCAGGATGCGACGCCGCTAACGCTCGGCCAGGAAATCAGCGGCTGGGTGCGCATGCTGGAGAAGGGCGAGCGCAACATCGGCGCCAGCCGCGACGAGCTGCGCGAGCTTGCGATCGGCGGGACGGCCGTCGGCACGGGACTGAACGCCCCGCAGGACTTCGGCGAGCAGGTCGCGGATGAGATCAGCAGACTTACGGGCAAACGGTTCATCAGCGCGCCGAACAAGTTTCAAGCGCTGACGAGCCATGACGAAATCGTCTTCGTGCATGGCGCGATCAAGGCGCTGGCCGCCGATCTGATGAAAATCGCCAACGACGTCCGCTGGCTGGCGAGCGGTCCGCGCTGCGGCATCGGCGAGATTCGCATTCCGGAAAATGAGCCGGGAAGCTCCATCATGCCGGGCAAAGTCAATCCGACGCAGAGCGAGGCGCTGACGATGGTCGTCTGCCAGATCATGGGCAACGACGCATCCATCGGCTTTGCCGCGAGCCAAGGCAACTTCGAGCTGAATGTGTTCAAGCCGGTCATCATTCACGGCTTCCTGCAGTCGGTCCGGCTTCTCAGCGACGCGATTCGCTCCTTCGACGAGCATTGCGCCGTCGGGATCGAGCCGAACCGCGAGGCGATCGCGCGGCATCTGAACGAATCGCTCATGCTCGTGACGGCGCTCAATCCGCATATCGGGTACGAGAACGCGGCGGCGATTGCGAAATCCGCGCATAAGCAAGGCATTACGCTGCGCGAGGCGGCGATTGCAAGCGGGCTGATTACGGCGGAGAAGTTTGACGAGGTCGTTCGAGCAGAGGAGATGATTTAA
- a CDS encoding acyl-CoA thioesterase produces the protein MLVKAMLELIVRSTEIDVNGHVNNAKYLEYLEWGREEWYEQAGLHYDVLLAMGVQTVTVNININYRKECKQGDRLTVTTAPERAGRSSYVLKQEIVNDRGELCADALVTSVAMDSGTRKSRELPTELRSQF, from the coding sequence ATGCTCGTGAAAGCGATGCTTGAACTGATTGTCCGTTCTACCGAAATCGATGTGAACGGCCATGTGAACAATGCCAAATATTTAGAGTACTTGGAATGGGGCCGGGAAGAGTGGTACGAGCAGGCGGGCCTGCACTACGACGTCCTGCTGGCGATGGGCGTTCAGACGGTGACGGTAAACATCAACATCAATTACCGCAAAGAATGCAAGCAGGGCGACAGGCTGACGGTAACGACCGCGCCGGAGCGGGCCGGCCGCAGCAGCTACGTGCTGAAGCAGGAAATTGTGAACGACCGGGGCGAGCTGTGCGCGGATGCGCTCGTCACCAGCGTCGCGATGGACTCCGGAACGCGAAAGAGCCGAGAGCTGCCGACCGAGTTGCGCAGCCAATTCTAG
- the rpiA gene encoding ribose-5-phosphate isomerase RpiA, translating to MEAKKAAAEKAVEYIRDGMVVGLGTGSTAYWAIQKLGTLVNNGLRITAVATSIQSEQLAKELGIPVRSIAEVDEIDVTIDGADEVDPEWNLIKGGGGALLREKIVASSSKELIIIVDESKQAQPLGSFPLPVEVVKFGCEHTQRKLSKLGCVPQLRMSDNQQPYMTDNGNYILDCHFGKIDAAKDLHIAINLIPGVVENGLFIDLATKVIVGYRDGSVREL from the coding sequence ATGGAAGCGAAGAAAGCAGCTGCCGAAAAAGCAGTCGAGTACATACGTGACGGCATGGTCGTTGGCTTAGGCACGGGATCAACCGCCTATTGGGCGATTCAGAAGCTAGGAACGCTGGTCAACAACGGGCTGCGAATTACAGCGGTGGCGACGTCAATTCAATCGGAGCAGTTGGCCAAGGAGCTAGGGATACCTGTACGTTCGATCGCCGAGGTGGATGAAATCGACGTCACCATCGATGGGGCCGACGAGGTCGATCCCGAGTGGAACTTGATCAAAGGCGGGGGAGGCGCGTTATTAAGGGAGAAAATCGTAGCCTCTTCCAGCAAGGAGCTCATCATCATTGTGGATGAAAGCAAGCAAGCCCAACCATTAGGCAGCTTTCCATTGCCGGTCGAAGTCGTCAAGTTTGGCTGCGAGCATACGCAAAGAAAGCTAAGCAAGCTCGGATGCGTTCCGCAGCTAAGGATGAGCGACAATCAGCAGCCGTATATGACGGATAACGGGAACTATATTCTCGATTGTCATTTTGGGAAAATCGACGCGGCAAAGGATCTCCATATAGCCATCAACCTGATCCCCGGGGTCGTAGAGAATGGATTATTCATTGACCTTGCGACAAAGGTCATCGTCGGTTATCGGGATGGTTCGGTGCGAGAGCTATAA
- a CDS encoding LLM class flavin-dependent oxidoreductase, with protein MEIGISTFLEATSDPVTGGPVNHAERLRHAVEEIVLADQVGLDVYGIGEHHRPDYAGSAPVVALAAAAGLTKRIRLTSAVTVLSSDDPVRVYQSFASLDGISNGRAEIMAGRGSFIESFPLFGYSLEDYDALFEEKLELLLAVRASEKVSWRGGHRPAFQNIGIYPRAVQDPLPVWIASGGNPESAVRAGMLGLPIAFAIIGGMPEQFAPLVDLYKRAAVQAGHDPSKLQIATHSHGFVADTTDQAADAFFQPTQAQMNVIGRERSWGQPYSRATFDAARSLRGALYVGDPEFVAEKIVLLRKNLGVTRFFLHVNVGTMPHREVLHAIELLGTKVAPIVRKELARLKL; from the coding sequence ATGGAAATTGGCATTAGTACATTTTTAGAAGCGACGTCCGATCCGGTGACGGGCGGTCCGGTAAACCATGCGGAGCGTCTGCGGCATGCCGTAGAGGAAATCGTATTGGCGGATCAGGTCGGGCTCGATGTGTACGGCATCGGCGAGCATCACCGGCCGGACTATGCAGGCTCGGCGCCTGTCGTCGCTCTTGCAGCAGCCGCAGGCTTGACCAAGCGGATCCGGCTGACAAGCGCGGTTACGGTGCTTTCCTCCGACGACCCGGTGCGGGTCTATCAGTCCTTCGCTTCGCTTGACGGGATCTCGAACGGACGGGCCGAAATTATGGCGGGCAGAGGGTCGTTCATTGAGTCGTTTCCCCTGTTCGGTTACAGCTTAGAGGATTATGATGCACTATTCGAGGAAAAGCTGGAGCTGCTGCTTGCCGTCCGCGCCTCGGAAAAAGTAAGCTGGCGCGGCGGCCATCGCCCGGCTTTCCAAAACATCGGGATCTACCCGCGTGCCGTGCAAGACCCGCTTCCGGTATGGATCGCAAGCGGCGGCAACCCGGAGTCCGCCGTTCGGGCGGGGATGCTGGGACTGCCGATCGCTTTTGCCATCATCGGCGGCATGCCGGAGCAGTTCGCGCCGCTTGTTGATCTCTATAAGCGGGCTGCCGTTCAAGCCGGGCATGATCCGAGCAAGCTGCAGATCGCCACGCATTCGCACGGCTTCGTAGCGGACACGACCGATCAGGCTGCGGACGCCTTCTTCCAGCCGACGCAGGCGCAGATGAACGTCATCGGCCGCGAGCGTAGCTGGGGACAGCCATACAGCCGCGCCACGTTCGACGCTGCGCGAAGTCTCCGGGGCGCCCTCTATGTCGGCGATCCGGAATTCGTAGCCGAAAAAATCGTCCTGCTGCGCAAAAATCTCGGCGTTACCCGCTTCTTCCTGCACGTCAACGTTGGTACGATGCCCCATCGCGAGGTTTTGCATGCCATCGAGCTCCTCGGCACGAAGGTAGCTCCGATTGTGCGCAAGGAACTGGCGCGGTTGAAATTGTAG